One Rhodothermus bifroesti DNA window includes the following coding sequences:
- a CDS encoding PorV/PorQ family protein: MAGGNGQAGCRLDAAYGHPKRQPFGLLLHDRLSKANVNAKTQRMFGLIRYAAGLLLLLWSIPVAAQQLAKYGADFLAGGVGGRALGMGGAYVALATDVDAVYWNAAGLAALAYPEGSYMHAERFAGIVSFDYAAFAWPLSARSTLGVALFRSGVNDIKNTLNAWDPVRDRPRPNAEAFIETFSAVDYAFFFSYARLLSKNWAWGLSAKVVYRAIGDFAEAWGYSVDAAVRYRIGRFGLGLNVQDLSTMLQSWSINPDAFALETINPQTGQPYTFAEAFGQDLPKGGTYLVLPVLRLGSVYEQPLGMHRLMLAADVDVAFDGQQTYAFNIGEVSFHPRLGAEFAFRDVVALRAGINRMTYSKRFGLELTPTVGAGVHFRQLRVDYSFGDFAGLASDLGFAHRLSVRFVLAREGWLRPEE; the protein is encoded by the coding sequence ATGGCAGGAGGGAACGGGCAGGCCGGCTGCCGGTTGGATGCGGCGTATGGCCACCCAAAGCGCCAGCCCTTTGGCTTGTTGCTACACGATCGTTTGTCCAAGGCCAACGTCAACGCAAAGACGCAACGCATGTTCGGCTTGATTCGGTATGCAGCGGGTTTGCTGCTTTTGCTTTGGAGCATTCCCGTTGCGGCGCAACAGCTAGCCAAGTACGGGGCCGATTTCTTAGCGGGGGGTGTAGGTGGGCGTGCATTGGGTATGGGTGGAGCGTACGTTGCTTTGGCAACAGATGTGGACGCCGTTTATTGGAATGCAGCTGGCCTTGCTGCGCTGGCCTATCCCGAGGGGTCCTACATGCATGCTGAGCGGTTTGCTGGTATTGTTTCGTTTGATTACGCAGCATTTGCCTGGCCGCTAAGCGCGCGTTCGACGCTGGGCGTGGCGCTTTTTCGCAGTGGCGTTAACGATATCAAAAATACGCTCAATGCCTGGGATCCGGTGCGCGACCGGCCCAGACCCAATGCGGAAGCCTTCATCGAGACGTTCTCAGCAGTCGACTATGCGTTCTTTTTCAGCTATGCACGCTTGCTGAGCAAAAACTGGGCCTGGGGGCTTTCGGCCAAAGTGGTGTACCGCGCTATTGGCGACTTTGCTGAAGCCTGGGGGTATAGCGTAGATGCTGCTGTCCGGTACCGTATTGGGCGTTTTGGACTGGGTCTAAACGTGCAGGATCTCTCCACAATGCTGCAAAGCTGGAGTATTAATCCAGACGCTTTTGCCCTGGAGACCATCAATCCCCAGACCGGCCAACCCTATACGTTTGCAGAAGCTTTTGGACAAGATTTGCCCAAAGGGGGAACCTACCTGGTATTGCCAGTGCTTCGCCTAGGCTCGGTTTATGAGCAACCCCTGGGGATGCATCGGCTAATGCTGGCAGCCGACGTGGACGTAGCCTTCGACGGGCAGCAGACTTATGCTTTCAACATAGGTGAGGTGTCTTTTCATCCGCGGCTGGGTGCCGAGTTTGCCTTTCGGGACGTGGTAGCGCTGCGGGCTGGAATTAACCGCATGACCTATTCAAAGCGCTTTGGTCTAGAGTTAACGCCTACCGTAGGCGCAGGCGTGCACTTTAGGCAGCTGCGCGTGGATTATAGCTTTGGAGATTTTGCCGGGTTGGCCTCCGATTTGGGTTTTGCCCACCGCCTTTCTGTGCGTTTTGTATTGGCCCGGGAAGGCTGGCTGCGACCTGAAGAATGA
- a CDS encoding energy transducer TonB family protein has translation MKRAKSSDWIGLTTSLVVHALVLLLLAFTSVQLNPALPLGFIEVELGPWAEGRPVQRSEQPRPNEAAPQPQPETPRPEEAALPERARPVELPRQAQPVQDEDRLQEPEETKVAPERQNNPAEVKKPEPSEAARPVTPQGGGQAEGTAGAATGRQGQGQQDQRSAPYLIEGLDRALVQAPLPVYAEKVNATIRVRIVVDPQGRIIQRIPLIKANPALEKAVMDALERWRFNPLPPGVPPENQTGVITFHFRLE, from the coding sequence ATGAAGCGGGCCAAAAGTAGCGATTGGATTGGACTGACCACCAGTCTTGTGGTACATGCCCTCGTATTGCTGTTGCTGGCGTTTACCAGCGTGCAACTTAACCCAGCACTGCCGCTTGGGTTTATTGAGGTGGAGTTAGGTCCTTGGGCGGAAGGACGTCCGGTGCAGCGTTCCGAACAGCCTCGCCCCAACGAGGCTGCACCGCAGCCGCAGCCCGAAACGCCGCGCCCAGAAGAGGCTGCATTGCCTGAGCGCGCACGTCCCGTTGAACTGCCCCGTCAAGCCCAACCTGTCCAGGACGAAGACCGGCTTCAGGAGCCGGAAGAGACCAAGGTTGCCCCAGAACGCCAAAATAACCCAGCTGAAGTTAAAAAACCGGAGCCTAGCGAAGCTGCCCGGCCTGTTACGCCGCAAGGAGGGGGACAGGCTGAAGGAACGGCTGGCGCAGCCACCGGTCGCCAAGGACAAGGTCAGCAAGACCAGCGCAGTGCGCCGTATTTGATTGAAGGGTTAGATCGCGCGCTGGTGCAAGCTCCGCTGCCTGTCTATGCCGAAAAAGTCAATGCCACCATTCGCGTGCGCATTGTAGTTGATCCTCAAGGCCGAATCATCCAGCGCATTCCACTCATCAAAGCGAATCCGGCGCTAGAGAAGGCCGTGATGGACGCCTTGGAGCGCTGGCGCTTTAACCCTCTACCCCCCGGCGTACCCCCAGAGAACCAAACCGGGGTGATTACCTTCCACTTCCGTTTGGAATAA
- a CDS encoding class I SAM-dependent rRNA methyltransferase translates to MRVVLKAGKDKLLRRGYPWVFANQVHRIEGRPQTGDVVEIAAADGTVYGLGFYHEHSQIAVRFLTSDPAATINADFFRQRLRQALSLRQAAFGDSRHYRLVFSESDGLPGTIVDRYDDVLTWTCLCYGMEQHRELLLDLLEELLRPRAIVERNDNVLREKEGLPQQRGILRGRYTGPVEITEEGVRFSVDVLEGLKTGFFLDQRLHRPIVARLARGRRVLDVFSADGGFGLMAAVYGATHVHLLDISEAAMARARENAQRNGIEPSRLTFDVANALDRLGELVARGATYELIVLDPPAFAKSKRHLDEARRAYQRININALQLLPPGGILATASCSQALDEEEFFKILHYSARRVGCALRLLYRGSQPPDHPVLEAMPETRYLKFFIVQKLADEAPPVRQ, encoded by the coding sequence ATGCGCGTTGTTCTTAAAGCAGGCAAAGACAAGCTACTTAGGCGCGGCTATCCGTGGGTTTTTGCGAACCAGGTTCACCGCATCGAAGGCCGCCCGCAAACCGGTGACGTTGTTGAAATTGCGGCTGCCGATGGCACGGTGTATGGCTTGGGATTCTACCACGAACACTCACAGATTGCGGTTCGTTTTCTTACGTCTGATCCTGCAGCTACAATCAACGCCGACTTCTTCCGACAACGGCTTCGGCAGGCGCTATCCCTTCGGCAAGCTGCTTTTGGGGACAGCAGACACTACCGGCTTGTTTTTAGTGAAAGCGACGGCCTGCCAGGCACCATCGTTGATCGCTACGATGACGTGCTGACATGGACGTGCCTTTGCTACGGTATGGAACAGCACCGCGAGCTGCTGCTAGACCTTTTGGAAGAACTGCTCCGCCCGCGGGCTATTGTGGAACGCAACGACAACGTCCTCCGAGAAAAAGAGGGTTTGCCGCAGCAACGCGGCATCTTGCGCGGTCGCTACACTGGCCCTGTGGAGATTACCGAGGAAGGCGTGCGCTTTAGCGTCGATGTACTCGAGGGGCTAAAGACAGGTTTTTTCCTGGATCAGCGGCTGCACCGGCCTATAGTAGCCCGCTTGGCACGCGGCCGGCGCGTGCTGGATGTATTTTCGGCCGATGGCGGCTTTGGGCTTATGGCTGCTGTTTACGGCGCTACCCATGTACACCTGCTCGACATTTCCGAGGCGGCTATGGCCCGTGCCCGAGAAAACGCACAGCGCAATGGGATTGAGCCTTCGCGGCTCACCTTCGACGTGGCCAACGCCCTCGATCGGCTAGGCGAACTGGTAGCCCGTGGCGCAACCTACGAGCTCATCGTGCTCGACCCCCCTGCTTTTGCCAAAAGCAAACGGCATTTGGACGAAGCGCGGCGCGCTTACCAACGCATTAACATCAACGCGCTTCAGCTCCTCCCCCCTGGAGGCATCCTGGCTACCGCTTCCTGCTCGCAAGCCCTAGATGAGGAAGAATTTTTCAAAATCCTGCACTACAGTGCACGTCGCGTAGGATGCGCCTTGCGCCTGCTCTATCGGGGGAGCCAACCCCCCGACCATCCCGTGCTCGAAGCGATGCCCGAAACGCGTTACCTCAAGTTCTTTATCGTTCAGAAGCTCGCTGACGAAGCACCTCCAGTGCGGCAGTAG
- a CDS encoding exopolysaccharide biosynthesis polyprenyl glycosylphosphotransferase, which yields MSRRVELAALLLIDGLMFSLAYGLLYLARFEWQWFGPPVLYPAAFGFPMLLMTAYWMLLFAFSGLYRERYADSRLDELVALFKVVSVGVLILVFAIFIDTLEPSSTREAIFFYWASVYGLVSVGRLGVRTVQKVLRVHGYGVHRALIVGWGDKVEELYQEVARYPEAGLKVVGAIRLARPGESSALFEAEGGDPTAVATMTSTSACTIEALPRLIDELKVEDVLIALEGRDHDALLEVLRLCDGKPVKLKLVPDFYTLIGGMARTEHMYGLPLIEVLPEPMPAWEQSMKRLMDVAVSLVVLVLGLPLWLAIGLLIRLTSPGPAIYRQQRVGQHGRIFTLYKFRTMYVDAEARTGPVWATKDDPRITPIGRWLRRTRLDEVPQFWNVLKGDMSLVGPRPERPFFVEQLAREIPLYNRRHRVKPGITGWAQVRWKYDNSLEDVRQKVKFDLFYIENMSLRMDLKILFRTIYTMLAGKGQ from the coding sequence GTGTCGCGTCGCGTAGAGCTCGCTGCCTTACTGCTTATCGATGGCCTGATGTTTAGCCTGGCCTACGGGTTGCTTTATTTGGCCCGTTTTGAATGGCAGTGGTTTGGGCCACCGGTGTTGTATCCGGCCGCGTTTGGGTTTCCGATGTTATTGATGACGGCTTATTGGATGCTGCTGTTTGCCTTTTCGGGTCTGTATCGCGAGCGTTACGCCGACAGCCGGTTAGACGAGCTGGTGGCGCTGTTTAAGGTAGTGAGTGTAGGGGTATTGATTTTGGTCTTTGCGATTTTCATTGACACCTTGGAGCCAAGTTCCACGCGGGAGGCCATTTTCTTCTACTGGGCATCGGTATACGGGTTGGTGTCGGTAGGGCGATTGGGCGTGCGTACAGTCCAGAAGGTGCTTCGGGTGCATGGCTATGGTGTGCATCGGGCGCTTATTGTAGGGTGGGGTGATAAGGTCGAAGAGCTCTACCAAGAGGTTGCCCGCTATCCAGAGGCAGGGTTAAAAGTTGTGGGCGCAATTCGACTTGCTCGACCTGGCGAATCTTCAGCCCTCTTTGAAGCTGAAGGGGGTGACCCAACAGCTGTAGCTACGATGACAAGCACATCGGCCTGTACGATTGAAGCCTTGCCGCGGCTTATCGACGAGCTCAAGGTGGAAGATGTGCTGATTGCCTTGGAGGGGCGTGACCATGATGCGCTGCTTGAAGTGCTCCGGCTGTGCGATGGTAAGCCAGTCAAGCTGAAGCTGGTGCCGGACTTTTACACGCTTATTGGGGGTATGGCCCGCACGGAGCATATGTATGGTCTGCCCCTTATTGAAGTGCTGCCGGAACCCATGCCAGCTTGGGAGCAAAGCATGAAGCGTCTGATGGACGTGGCCGTTTCGCTGGTCGTGTTGGTGTTGGGGTTGCCGCTCTGGCTGGCGATCGGTTTGCTTATTCGCTTGACCTCTCCGGGTCCAGCAATCTACCGGCAGCAGCGCGTTGGGCAGCATGGCCGCATCTTTACGCTTTACAAGTTTCGCACCATGTATGTCGATGCCGAAGCGCGTACGGGGCCGGTTTGGGCAACCAAAGACGATCCGCGCATTACACCGATTGGTCGCTGGCTGCGCCGCACCCGACTGGATGAGGTGCCGCAGTTTTGGAACGTGCTCAAAGGCGATATGAGCCTGGTGGGTCCTCGGCCTGAGCGGCCGTTTTTTGTGGAGCAGCTAGCGCGAGAAATTCCACTCTACAACCGCCGTCACCGCGTCAAGCCTGGCATTACGGGATGGGCTCAGGTGCGCTGGAAATACGACAACAGCCTTGAAGACGTGCGCCAGAAGGTTAAGTTTGACCTGTTTTATATTGAGAACATGAGCCTGCGGATGGATTTAAAAATTCTTTTTCGGACAATTTATACCATGCTGGCAGGCAAAGGGCAGTGA
- a CDS encoding alpha-ketoacid dehydrogenase subunit alpha/beta → MAVVAEIDLKALYRALLLPRLIEERMLRLIRQGRLSKWFSGYGQEAIAVGCTWALEARDYILPMHRNLGVWTTRGVPLRPLFCQLMGRDGGFTKGRDRTFHFGLPAYRIIGMISHMAAMLPVACGLGLAARLKQEDFVVLAFTGEGGTREGDFHEALNLAAVWKLPVIFVVENNGYGLSTPAREAIPVENVADAAVGYGMVGAVIDGNDVLAVIEAVRRAAERARAGEGPTLLEMKTFRMRGHEEASGTKYVPKALLEQWRKKDPIDRFEALLEQEGVLSREERQAIRAELEAAVWEATEFALAQPEVQSTLEREQAELFAPPFLALRKAEPSERELRFVDAISEALRLAMEQDERVLLMGQDIAEYGGVFKVTEGFVERFGKERVRNTPIIESGAVGAALGLALEGFKPVVEIQYADFISCAFNQIVNNLATTHYRWGQPVNVTIRAPFGGGIGAGPFHSQCKEAWFCHVPGLKVVVPATPEDAKGLLLTAIEEPNPVLFFEHKLLYRAVSGLVPEGIYHVPLGQARIVRAGTDATIVTYGVGVHWALEEAAWWAERGVSLEVIDLRTLVPWDRETVLASVARTGRVLVLHEATRTAGFGAELAAEIAEAGFMWLDAPIMRVAAADLPVPFAPTLEAQVFSARPRLRPALEQLLRF, encoded by the coding sequence ATGGCGGTTGTAGCAGAAATCGATCTCAAAGCGCTGTACCGGGCGCTTTTGCTGCCTCGGCTTATCGAGGAACGCATGCTGCGCTTGATTCGGCAGGGCAGGCTTTCGAAGTGGTTTAGTGGCTACGGCCAGGAAGCCATTGCTGTGGGGTGCACGTGGGCCCTGGAGGCGCGCGATTACATTCTCCCCATGCACCGCAACCTCGGGGTGTGGACGACCCGTGGCGTGCCGCTGCGCCCTCTGTTTTGCCAGCTCATGGGTCGAGACGGGGGGTTCACCAAAGGGCGAGATCGCACCTTTCACTTTGGACTGCCGGCTTATCGCATCATTGGGATGATTTCACATATGGCTGCCATGCTGCCTGTGGCTTGTGGGCTAGGACTGGCGGCCCGCCTTAAGCAAGAAGACTTTGTTGTTTTGGCCTTTACGGGCGAAGGGGGAACGCGCGAAGGAGACTTTCATGAGGCGCTTAACTTAGCGGCTGTGTGGAAGTTGCCCGTGATTTTTGTGGTGGAAAACAATGGCTACGGCCTATCGACGCCTGCACGCGAAGCCATTCCGGTGGAAAACGTAGCCGATGCTGCTGTAGGCTATGGTATGGTAGGCGCAGTGATTGATGGAAACGACGTACTGGCTGTCATCGAAGCGGTGCGTCGTGCTGCCGAGCGTGCCCGCGCGGGCGAAGGCCCTACGCTTTTGGAAATGAAGACTTTCCGCATGCGGGGACATGAGGAGGCCTCTGGCACGAAGTACGTCCCTAAAGCCTTACTGGAGCAGTGGCGCAAAAAAGACCCGATCGATCGTTTCGAAGCCTTGCTCGAGCAGGAAGGCGTTTTAAGCCGCGAGGAAAGGCAAGCGATTCGGGCGGAATTAGAGGCCGCCGTATGGGAGGCAACCGAGTTTGCGCTGGCGCAGCCTGAAGTGCAAAGCACACTTGAGCGTGAGCAGGCCGAGCTGTTTGCGCCGCCATTTTTGGCACTTCGAAAAGCCGAGCCTTCTGAGCGTGAGCTGCGCTTTGTCGATGCCATTTCTGAAGCCTTGCGCTTGGCTATGGAGCAAGACGAGCGGGTGCTTCTCATGGGCCAAGACATTGCTGAGTATGGGGGCGTGTTTAAAGTGACTGAAGGCTTTGTCGAGCGTTTTGGTAAGGAACGGGTGCGCAATACCCCGATTATTGAAAGCGGTGCGGTAGGAGCCGCTCTAGGGCTTGCGCTTGAAGGGTTTAAACCTGTAGTAGAAATCCAATACGCCGATTTTATTTCATGCGCCTTTAACCAGATCGTAAACAACTTGGCCACTACGCACTATCGCTGGGGGCAACCGGTGAACGTAACCATCCGGGCCCCGTTTGGGGGCGGTATTGGGGCTGGTCCTTTTCACTCTCAGTGCAAAGAAGCCTGGTTTTGTCATGTGCCTGGGTTAAAGGTAGTTGTGCCAGCTACGCCAGAAGATGCCAAAGGGTTACTCCTGACTGCCATTGAAGAACCCAATCCGGTTTTATTTTTCGAGCACAAGTTGCTTTATCGGGCCGTGTCGGGACTGGTACCGGAAGGCATCTATCATGTACCGCTAGGGCAAGCCCGGATTGTTCGCGCTGGCACGGATGCGACCATTGTAACCTATGGTGTTGGTGTACACTGGGCGCTAGAAGAAGCCGCTTGGTGGGCCGAGCGTGGCGTATCGCTGGAAGTAATCGACCTGCGCACCTTGGTGCCATGGGATCGAGAAACGGTCCTGGCTTCGGTGGCACGCACCGGACGCGTGTTGGTGCTGCACGAGGCGACGCGTACGGCTGGCTTTGGAGCCGAGCTTGCTGCTGAAATTGCCGAGGCTGGGTTTATGTGGCTTGATGCCCCCATCATGCGGGTAGCTGCTGCAGATTTGCCTGTGCCGTTTGCGCCAACCCTTGAAGCGCAGGTATTTTCTGCGCGGCCGCGGTTGCGCCCGGCCTTAGAGCAACTGCTTCGTTTTTAA
- a CDS encoding radical SAM protein, translating to MPSRWPSYLNLSPPEWQHRVEQALAMLAECRACPRDCGVNRLEDRYAACKTGRYALVSSYFPHFGEEDCLRGWNGSGTIFFAHCNLRCVFCQNYEISQAIKPHKAPPGHPPEAIAAMMLELQALGCHNINLVTPEHVVPQVIEALAIAVARGLRLPIVYNTSAYDSLESLRLLEGIVDIYMPDFKFWSPDLSQRYMKAADYPEHARAAIKEMHRQVGDLVLDDEGLARRGLLIRHLVMPGCLEETRAILTWIARELGPNTYVNLMDQYYPAGRVDRSTFPELNRRLSPSEFAQALHMAAELGLHRLDRRRPHPRLQMKSPWFY from the coding sequence ATGCCGTCACGCTGGCCATCTTATCTGAATTTAAGCCCACCCGAGTGGCAACATCGGGTCGAGCAGGCTCTGGCCATGCTGGCCGAATGCCGGGCCTGCCCACGTGACTGTGGCGTTAATCGGCTAGAAGATCGCTACGCAGCCTGCAAAACAGGCCGATACGCGCTGGTTAGCAGCTACTTTCCGCATTTTGGCGAAGAAGACTGCCTGCGTGGTTGGAATGGCTCGGGAACCATCTTTTTTGCCCATTGCAACCTGCGCTGCGTATTTTGCCAAAACTATGAAATCAGTCAGGCCATTAAGCCCCACAAAGCGCCTCCAGGGCATCCACCAGAAGCCATTGCTGCCATGATGCTGGAACTGCAGGCGCTTGGCTGCCACAACATCAATCTGGTCACCCCCGAGCACGTTGTGCCACAGGTCATCGAAGCACTCGCGATTGCTGTAGCCCGTGGACTGCGGTTACCTATTGTCTACAATACCAGCGCCTACGACAGCCTCGAAAGTCTACGCTTGCTTGAAGGCATTGTGGATATCTACATGCCGGACTTTAAGTTTTGGAGTCCAGACCTGAGCCAGCGTTACATGAAAGCGGCTGACTATCCTGAGCATGCCCGCGCAGCCATTAAAGAAATGCACCGGCAGGTAGGCGATCTCGTACTTGATGACGAAGGGCTTGCACGCCGAGGCCTGCTCATCCGACATTTGGTCATGCCAGGCTGCCTAGAGGAAACGCGGGCTATTTTAACTTGGATTGCTCGAGAGTTGGGACCCAACACCTACGTTAACCTTATGGACCAGTATTACCCTGCCGGTCGCGTCGATCGCAGTACCTTTCCCGAACTCAACCGCCGCCTAAGCCCTAGCGAATTTGCTCAAGCCTTGCACATGGCCGCTGAACTCGGTCTGCATCGCCTAGACCGCCGCCGTCCTCACCCCCGTCTACAAATGAAAAGCCCTTGGTTTTACTAA
- a CDS encoding NADH-quinone oxidoreductase subunit N encodes MELLEAYRMLPADLMAALPLVLTTVIGLVLVVWDAFRNDAPPIPWVAAAALALGFFWELGSISRPPETAFYGLIRVGGMASFANAVILASGLLTIVLSVPYLRRLRHLHGEIYALILFATVGMLVLASANNLISIFVGLETMSICLYIMTGLVREDVGAGEAALKYFLLGAFSTGFFLYGIALLYGATGTMYLPQMTAKLAEGVHPVMFWAGVALLLVGFLFKVGAVPFHMWTPDVYQGAPTTLTGYMAAASKAAAFAALMLVLDAALPAERWQLMLALVALVTMVAGNVLALVQQNAKRMLAYSSIAHAGYILVGLAAGTPEGYGGALFYLLVYALMNIGAFGVMAFLEWDGKVGREQTMDSLAGIGYRRPLLGVAMAFFMFSLTGFPPLAGFIAKYAVFAPAIKAGLTWLVVVGVLASVLSAYYYLRLVYIFWMKTPDEAPEVVRQQTFPVPPASQAVLLVCVVLIVLLGVLPGLLEVTASFFPTPAAPPAATTMLLP; translated from the coding sequence ATGGAGCTTCTGGAAGCGTACCGTATGCTTCCGGCCGACCTTATGGCGGCCTTACCGCTGGTGCTGACGACGGTCATAGGGCTAGTGCTTGTGGTTTGGGATGCGTTTCGTAATGATGCACCGCCTATCCCATGGGTAGCAGCTGCTGCGCTGGCACTAGGCTTCTTTTGGGAGCTGGGTAGCATCAGCCGTCCACCGGAAACGGCTTTCTACGGTCTCATTCGCGTAGGTGGCATGGCGTCGTTTGCCAATGCAGTCATTCTCGCCAGTGGGCTGCTGACTATCGTACTATCGGTGCCTTATTTGCGTCGGCTTCGGCACCTGCATGGCGAAATCTACGCGCTGATTTTGTTCGCTACGGTTGGTATGCTTGTTTTGGCTTCGGCCAATAACCTCATTTCGATCTTTGTGGGCCTGGAGACGATGTCGATCTGCCTGTACATTATGACAGGACTGGTCCGCGAAGATGTAGGTGCAGGCGAAGCCGCGCTGAAGTATTTTCTGCTGGGCGCTTTTTCTACGGGTTTCTTTCTCTACGGTATTGCCCTGCTTTACGGCGCTACCGGCACAATGTATCTGCCCCAGATGACGGCAAAACTGGCCGAGGGTGTGCATCCGGTTATGTTTTGGGCTGGGGTGGCGCTTTTGCTAGTGGGCTTTTTGTTTAAAGTAGGGGCAGTACCATTTCATATGTGGACGCCCGATGTTTACCAGGGCGCGCCGACGACGCTAACAGGCTATATGGCTGCTGCTTCTAAGGCTGCTGCCTTTGCTGCCCTAATGCTGGTCCTCGATGCAGCCCTGCCGGCCGAGCGCTGGCAACTTATGCTGGCGCTTGTAGCGCTGGTGACAATGGTTGCGGGCAACGTGCTGGCGCTGGTGCAGCAGAATGCCAAACGCATGCTGGCTTACTCGTCTATCGCCCATGCAGGTTACATCCTGGTCGGACTGGCTGCTGGAACGCCTGAAGGCTACGGGGGCGCTCTGTTCTACTTGCTCGTGTATGCGCTGATGAACATTGGGGCTTTTGGGGTGATGGCCTTTCTGGAATGGGATGGTAAGGTAGGTCGTGAGCAAACAATGGATTCTTTGGCCGGCATTGGCTACCGACGGCCCCTGCTGGGTGTGGCTATGGCCTTCTTTATGTTTAGCCTGACAGGTTTTCCGCCGCTGGCTGGGTTTATTGCCAAGTACGCGGTCTTTGCGCCAGCGATTAAAGCGGGCCTGACTTGGCTGGTTGTGGTAGGTGTACTGGCCAGTGTGCTATCGGCTTACTATTACCTGCGTCTAGTGTACATCTTTTGGATGAAGACGCCTGACGAGGCGCCTGAAGTCGTACGCCAACAGACGTTTCCCGTACCACCGGCCTCGCAGGCTGTACTTCTGGTGTGCGTGGTCTTGATCGTGCTCTTAGGTGTATTGCCCGGTTTACTGGAAGTGACCGCTTCGTTTTTCCCTACGCCGGCAGCTCCCCCGGCCGCTACGACCATGCTGCTGCCTTGA
- a CDS encoding 4a-hydroxytetrahydrobiopterin dehydratase → MPYAEPLSREAIEAALAELKGWRFAEDRLQKTYTFGSFREAVSFIVRIAFEAEQQNHHPELHNVYNRVTIALTTHAAGNRVTARDVELARAIERIAWV, encoded by the coding sequence ATGCCTTATGCTGAACCCCTAAGCCGCGAGGCTATTGAAGCGGCGCTGGCCGAGTTGAAAGGCTGGCGCTTTGCTGAAGACCGGCTGCAAAAAACGTACACGTTTGGCAGCTTCCGGGAAGCTGTGAGCTTTATTGTGCGCATCGCTTTCGAAGCGGAGCAGCAAAACCACCATCCCGAACTGCATAACGTGTACAATCGGGTAACCATTGCGCTTACAACGCATGCGGCAGGGAATCGCGTAACTGCACGCGACGTGGAGCTGGCACGGGCGATTGAGCGCATTGCCTGGGTCTAA
- the mtnA gene encoding S-methyl-5-thioribose-1-phosphate isomerase, whose amino-acid sequence MIPPLYWNDEAFRVELLDQTLLPVEERWIPIETPEQMAEAIRKLRVRGAPAIGIAASYGVVLALRAPESHVEMVRKAIALLRQTRPTAVNLFGALRRMEAVADAYATADRHTLAQRLLAEARAIESEDREAGRRLGAYGLEVLKEGMRVLTHCHTGGVATSGYGTALAPFILGKERGIRLEAWVDETRPLLQGSRITAWELQKAGVPATLITDSMAAHVMQRGWVDAVIVGADRIAANGDVANKIGTYGLAVLARAHGIPFYVSAPISTIDFETPSGEAIVIEERDPREITHGFGRQTAPEGIRVYNPAFDVTPASLITAIITDQGILRPPYAEALQALRERLDTPMVSKA is encoded by the coding sequence ATGATACCGCCGCTGTATTGGAATGACGAAGCTTTTCGGGTAGAGCTGTTAGACCAGACGTTGCTGCCGGTTGAAGAGCGCTGGATTCCAATTGAAACGCCCGAGCAGATGGCCGAGGCGATTCGAAAGCTACGCGTACGCGGCGCGCCGGCGATCGGGATTGCGGCTTCCTATGGGGTAGTGCTGGCTTTGCGGGCGCCCGAAAGCCACGTCGAAATGGTCCGCAAAGCTATTGCGCTGCTGCGGCAGACGCGTCCTACAGCTGTAAACTTGTTTGGGGCGCTTCGGCGTATGGAAGCTGTTGCCGATGCTTATGCAACGGCCGATCGGCATACGCTGGCCCAGCGTTTACTGGCCGAAGCACGGGCTATCGAAAGCGAAGACCGAGAGGCTGGGCGCCGCTTAGGGGCTTATGGCCTAGAAGTGCTCAAAGAGGGCATGCGGGTGCTGACGCACTGCCACACGGGTGGGGTGGCTACTTCAGGGTATGGAACGGCTCTGGCCCCGTTCATCCTGGGTAAAGAACGGGGCATCCGGCTCGAAGCCTGGGTAGACGAAACGCGCCCTTTGCTGCAAGGCAGCCGCATCACCGCCTGGGAGCTTCAGAAGGCTGGTGTTCCGGCCACGCTGATTACAGATTCTATGGCGGCTCACGTCATGCAACGGGGATGGGTTGATGCCGTGATTGTGGGAGCCGACCGCATTGCGGCTAACGGCGATGTAGCCAATAAAATCGGCACCTATGGGCTAGCTGTGCTGGCCCGCGCGCATGGCATCCCGTTTTACGTATCCGCGCCTATATCGACGATTGATTTTGAGACGCCTTCTGGAGAAGCTATTGTAATCGAAGAGCGGGATCCTCGGGAGATTACGCATGGTTTTGGTCGGCAGACAGCGCCAGAAGGCATTCGGGTGTACAATCCAGCGTTCGACGTGACGCCAGCGTCTTTGATTACAGCCATCATCACGGATCAGGGAATTTTGCGGCCTCCGTATGCAGAAGCATTGCAGGCCCTCCGGGAGCGTTTGGACACCCCAATGGTAAGCAAAGCCTAA